Proteins encoded in a region of the Takifugu flavidus isolate HTHZ2018 chromosome 8, ASM371156v2, whole genome shotgun sequence genome:
- the LOC130529944 gene encoding solute carrier family 17 member 9-like isoform X1, which translates to MAANHTSGDGKNTESLLASKVSVAFFPPGDQPADQNLWPRPLLRKWMLMLFLGTCLLYGARMTMPICVVSMSEEFHWSKIDSGLVLGGFFWGYCFTQILGGHASDRIGGERVVCIAAASWGLITAGTPLLANLGSHILALMTFSRFLMGLSQGVFFPSLVSLCSQRVSEGERGLLMSTMHGGCHLGTLLAGGMGSLMLDWYGWESIFYTIGFLSGLWALVVWQFLDGSVITKPTDAVKQPALPLTRLWWRLCKMPPIWAMVFAHMCLTSTSYTLLSWLPTYFKETFPHAKGWVYNTVPWLCAIPLAVGGGYVSDVLINKGYSVIFVRKLMQTLSMGTSSVFVMLLVGPVTCHSAIIYVSAVMGLFSFTSGGVSVNVQDLAPSSAGALYGFMNMMGALMGVLIVSLSGYLIEVTQTWSTVFALITLINTMGLGIFLIFGDARRVDLEGDSLVQVV; encoded by the exons GCCTCTCCTCAGGAAATGGATGCTGATGCTGTTTCTGGGCACCTGCCTGCTGTACGGGGCCAGGATGACCATGCCCATCTGTGTCGTGTCCATGTCGGAGGAGTTCCACTGGAGTAAAATCGACTCCGGGCTGGTTCTGGGTGGGTTCTTCTGGGGGTACTGTTTCACGCAGATCCTGGGAGGACACGCCAGTGACCG AATCGGGGGCGAGCGCGTAGTGTGCatcgctgctgcctcctgggggCTGATCACAGCTGGAACTCCTCTCCTGGCCAACCTGGGCTCTCACATCCTGGCTCTCATGACCTTTTCTAGATTCCTTATGGGCCTGTCGCAAG GTGTCTTTTTCCCATCTCTGGTCAGCCTCTGCTCACAGCGTGTGTCTGAGGGAGAGCGAGGACTTTTAATGAGCACCATGCACGGCGGCTGCCATCTTGG GACGTTGCTGGCAGGTGGGATGGGGTCGCTGATGCTGGACTGGTACGGGTGGGAAAGCATATTTTACACCATCGGTTTCCTGTCTGGGCTCTGGGCCCTCGTCGTCTGGCAGTTCTTGGACG GAAGTGTCATCACCAAACCGACGGATGCCGTCAAGCAGCCGGCGTTGCCCTTGACGAGGCTGTGGTGGAGACTCTGTAAAATGCCTCCGATCTG GGCCATGGTGTTTGCTCACATGTGCTTGACGAGCACCTCATACACCTTGTTGTCCTGGCTGCCGACGTACTTCAAAGAGACGTTTCCCCACGCGAAG GGGTGGGTGTACAACACGGTCCCCTGGCTTTGTGCGATCCCGTTAGCAGTCGGCGGCGGCTACGTGTCAGACGTTCTCATAAACAAAG GATACAGCGTAATATTTGTGAGGAAGTTAATGCAG ACCTTGTCCATGGGCACATCCAGCGTGTTCGTCATGCTTCTGGTTGGACCAGTCACGTGTCACTCTGCTATCATTTACGTCTCGGCTGTTATGGGATTATTCAGCTTCACCAGCGG GGGCGTGTCTGTGAACGTGCAGGACCTCGCCCCCTCGTCGGCCGGCGCTCTCTACG GCTTCATGAACATGATGGGAGCCTTAATGG GAGTTCTGATCGTCTCCTTGTCCGGTTACCTGATCGAGGTCACGCAGACGTGGAGCACCGTCTTCGCCCTCATCACGTTAATTAACACCATGGGACTCGGGATTTTTCTCATCTTCGGGGACGCTCGGCGCGTCGACCTGGAGGGCGACAGTCTGGTTCAGGTCGTCTGA
- the LOC130529944 gene encoding solute carrier family 17 member 9-like isoform X2, which produces MAANHTSGDGKNTESLLASKVSVAFFPPGDQPADQNLWPRPLLRKWMLMLFLGTCLLYGARMTMPICVVSMSEEFHWSKIDSGLVLGGFFWGYCFTQILGGHASDRIGGERVVCIAAASWGLITAGTPLLANLGSHILALMTFSRFLMGLSQGVFFPSLVSLCSQRVSEGERGLLMSTMHGGCHLGTLLAGGMGSLMLDWYGWESIFYTIGFLSGLWALVVWQFLDGSVITKPTDAVKQPALPLTRLWWRLCKMPPIWAMVFAHMCLTSTSYTLLSWLPTYFKETFPHAKGWVYNTVPWLCAIPLAVGGGYVSDVLINKGYSVIFVRKLMQTLSMGTSSVFVMLLVGPVTCHSAIIYVSAVMGLFSFTSGGVSVNVQDLAPSSAGALYGFMNMMGALMGTRPACHLPFYLPDHNTTY; this is translated from the exons GCCTCTCCTCAGGAAATGGATGCTGATGCTGTTTCTGGGCACCTGCCTGCTGTACGGGGCCAGGATGACCATGCCCATCTGTGTCGTGTCCATGTCGGAGGAGTTCCACTGGAGTAAAATCGACTCCGGGCTGGTTCTGGGTGGGTTCTTCTGGGGGTACTGTTTCACGCAGATCCTGGGAGGACACGCCAGTGACCG AATCGGGGGCGAGCGCGTAGTGTGCatcgctgctgcctcctgggggCTGATCACAGCTGGAACTCCTCTCCTGGCCAACCTGGGCTCTCACATCCTGGCTCTCATGACCTTTTCTAGATTCCTTATGGGCCTGTCGCAAG GTGTCTTTTTCCCATCTCTGGTCAGCCTCTGCTCACAGCGTGTGTCTGAGGGAGAGCGAGGACTTTTAATGAGCACCATGCACGGCGGCTGCCATCTTGG GACGTTGCTGGCAGGTGGGATGGGGTCGCTGATGCTGGACTGGTACGGGTGGGAAAGCATATTTTACACCATCGGTTTCCTGTCTGGGCTCTGGGCCCTCGTCGTCTGGCAGTTCTTGGACG GAAGTGTCATCACCAAACCGACGGATGCCGTCAAGCAGCCGGCGTTGCCCTTGACGAGGCTGTGGTGGAGACTCTGTAAAATGCCTCCGATCTG GGCCATGGTGTTTGCTCACATGTGCTTGACGAGCACCTCATACACCTTGTTGTCCTGGCTGCCGACGTACTTCAAAGAGACGTTTCCCCACGCGAAG GGGTGGGTGTACAACACGGTCCCCTGGCTTTGTGCGATCCCGTTAGCAGTCGGCGGCGGCTACGTGTCAGACGTTCTCATAAACAAAG GATACAGCGTAATATTTGTGAGGAAGTTAATGCAG ACCTTGTCCATGGGCACATCCAGCGTGTTCGTCATGCTTCTGGTTGGACCAGTCACGTGTCACTCTGCTATCATTTACGTCTCGGCTGTTATGGGATTATTCAGCTTCACCAGCGG GGGCGTGTCTGTGAACGTGCAGGACCTCGCCCCCTCGTCGGCCGGCGCTCTCTACG GCTTCATGAACATGATGGGAGCCTTAATGGGTACGCGTCCAGCCTGTCACCTGCCTTTTTATCTCCCCGATCACAACACGACCTACTAA